CCAGTCTTGGGGCGGGGGGTGGGGCCGCGGATTTCTACCGTCCAGCTCCGCATCCAATGACGAGCGGGCCCGGTAATGTGGTGGCCCGCGTAACAGTGAGAGGCGCACGTGGACGCAGCGGCGCGGGCGTCCTTGCTGGCCGTGTCGCCGCGCTGGCGGCAGGTACACGGTGGCGCGTGCGGACACGCCCCCGCACAGTGCCCCCCCAGTCCCCCACCCAATGATCCGTGGGCGCCAGTTTTCTGAGGCCAGCGGTCCCCACGTGTCATCGTCTCTGCTTTCCACGCCCGGGCGGAGGGCCGGTGGGCCCGGTCCGGGGGAAAAGCGAGCTTTGTATGCCCCACCGGTGCAGGAACAGAGGGCCCAGCCCAGGCCAGGTGAAGCCGGTCAGCcagctcctccgccgctgccgccgctgccagcTGGGCCCCGGCGGTGGGAGCAAGCACGAATCTCGGCGCGCCACGCTTGGGTCCTGATGATTTTGTGAAGCTTTTCCCTGTCCTGGGGAGCCGCGAGACACATCTGTGTGTCTGTGTAGGCTGAACGAATTGGCagcggccagcagcagcagcagcagcagcggtggcATCTTGGTGATGCCCTTGTCATGTTGCCCTTTGTTTTGGCCCTAACCATGGCTTAGAAGCTCTGCACTACACAAAAGAGAAATGGAGACCAAAAAGATTGTGCGTTGCGAGAGGGGACAAAAAGGCTGGCCTAATGACCTAGGGCACGGTGCAGGAGGACCATGGCCATGACCAAGCTGTATAGCTCTTTATCCAGACGTCCTGTCGTCGTCTTGCGAGTCGGcgccaccttttttttttctttcccgcCTGCGCTACGGGAATCGTACCATCGATCAGGCCGGGACGGCCCGCTACGAGCCGTGACACGGCGCTAGACTCCGGTGAGCTCGGAGCGGCGCCGGTGCCGCCATGGGCTCCGTGACACGGCGCAAGCGGTTCCTGCTctgctcgctcgctcgccacTTTCCAGCAGTAGCGTCTTTCTAGCTAGTCTCTTTGAGCACGATAGATGGAGTACGTAGTGCCAGCCAATGcaggtgcagtgcagtgcagtgaAGGTACACTTGGTTACTGCATTTGGCCATGCAGGGGAGGGACAGCGGCAGTGCGCGAGCTTAACGCTCTTGTCCTAGAAGCTAGGTGGTTACGAGGGACACACCACCTTGTTAAAAGCAGAGTGAACCAAAGCGGCTGCAAACGCCATTGCTGGCTTCATTTGCCGCATGTATCGATCGATACAGAggcagacgacgacgacgacgacgacccagCTCTGTTTGCCCCGAACGAAACTAGCGGTATCTTCTGAACCTGACCTCTGCTCATCACTAGCTGCAAACGCACGCATGCCCGCCCGCGCCATTGAATGAGCGGACCGAACCCAACCGACCCCAATCTGGCGCATTCATCACGCAGCTAAGCTACTGTACTCTACTCACTCACTTGCTCCACGCCCTGGTAGCTGCTGGTAGCTGAGCGTCTACTACTGGCTGCTTTGCATTGCCTGTTCTTGGCCGGTAAAACACAGGCAGAGGAGCAGGGGCCTCTGCAGCAGCATCCATCTACCACATACCAGAAGCAGGGGGCCTGCTCATCATCGCATAGTAGGGGTGAGGTGAAGCTCTGAAGCACCATGGCTGCATGACATGAATGTCTGCATGCAGTGCTTATATGTGGAGTGACAACGATACGTTGCAGAGCTGCAGCTGCATGTATCTGTCAGTTGCTGTTGCAGGCAAAAGTAGTTCTAAATGTAACGGCGGGTGGGTGCCGAGTAAGAGTAGCGTTGGTTTAATGGAAGCTGGGCTGTTTCAGCCTTTCAGGTGCAGTAACTTGCTCTTGCAATAATTCATCTCTGGTAGTACTTGGATTTGGGTCGATTTTGTGTATGGGGCACTGGCTGTCTGGCTAAGAGTCTGAGACAGGATCTTTACTAGTGTGAGTACCATGATCGCTAAAGGCTGTGTGCGTGTGTCTCATAAAGGGAGATCATGACCGATGTATctgtaattttcttttcttgattACATCCATGAATAAAGATGGGGCAAAGCAAGAGCTCACATTCATACTGCATGCATTATTGTAGTTAATAATCTTATTATCATCGCATCAGTGGTATACACTGGATTTGATTCTTGTGTTTGCTGTGATGATACTGCTGCCTGATGCGGCACAAGAACTTTGATTACCTACCCTAGCAAGGGACCATGACCATAAAGTACGTCTGGGAATCGAGAAAAGCACGACCCACGCTTAATGTCGCCAGCTTGACAGCAAGTGAAGGCATTGTACAACTACAACAGTGTCTCTGAACTTCAACTATTTCATACTGTATATAGTACCATACTATTTGCGTGTTTAAAATAGCCACTGAATACATGCTGTATTTTCCATGTATGTATAATGTATGCCTAGCTAGTAAGCAATCTGTAAAATTAAATCAGACTTGTATGGTTGCATCTCGCCTCAAAAATTATTTGCAGTAATTAATCCAGTACATGGATTTGGTTGCTGTCTGCTACAATGTAATGCCATGCTTCATCGTGATTATAAAGCGTGTCCCAAAACGACCGCACGTACTTAATGTCCCCAGCTTTGAATCAATGCATCATGATGTAATACAGGATGTCTAGTCATTAAAAATACTGTGCATCTTCCTTATCATACTATATGTACAATGAAAATTTAAGGCATTATCATTCCTCCATTTTGTTCAAAATGTACATTGTGAATTATTCTCTAGCACCAGAAATTCTGCACCTTCAGTTGTACTGAAATTTTCCTAGGCATGCACCAGAAAAATTAAAGCTGCACCCAAGAGACACGTTCTATTTTTATAATATGACAAGTTTCAGCAAGTTGAATTTCCAGCAAGTTGTTGATTTTTTCGCCAAACGCGAGAAAATAGTGCAGCTTTGTTATCATACTATGTATGTACactatatgaaaaaaaaaagaaggcatAAAAGTTTTATGTGCATTAGAAATACCAGGAGCCTTATACATTGGCACGCTACATACttcctgttcttttttttttttgcgaaacagGCTACTTCatgttattaaaaaaaatctgacgACTCCaaaattttaattatttttcagtGCACTACAGAAATGTACAACTTCCTCATCAAACCATATACAATGCACAAAATTCATGTGTTATAATGTTTTCCCCTATGTACAAAACCTCCCAACCACAATAAAAAGCCGTGCATAGAATTCAAGAACCAACGCATGTTCGTGGTGTGGATTCCCCGTCAAAGTCGAAGGCGAGAGCCTTATGGCGGCTTAGATCATCCGAGTACCCAGGTGCTGCATCGTAGCCGTTCATTTCATGCAGCTCACCTAGATGGTGGGTCCCATGTTGCCCTCCTTCGGCACATGGATGCGTCCCCTCTCCTACCAGTATCCGGACGACCTGCGGGTGcggcatatattttttttacttgtatCGCTAAAATTCACTTCAAATGCACCATTGTCATgaactccctccgtcccaaattataggttattttaatttttctagatgcatagatattattctGGATCTAGACATAAGGtacatctaagtgcatagcaaaatctatgaatctaaaacattcaaaataacttataatttggaacggaggaagtagcaaACTACTTGTATAGTAGTATCTCAAAACTCTTATACTCCTACTTGTACAGTAGTATCTCAAAACTCTTATACTCCTTCAGGTCAGGGGCGGACCCACGTAGAGGTGCCCATGCcctcactctttttttttttgctgcagTAAGTAGTAAAATTCCACCATATTAAGCTTTGTCAATTAAGTTGATCTTTAGATTGTGCTCTCACTCAATATTTTCCCTAGGTCCGCCCCGGTCGTGAAGAACTGATGTTTTGGACATCGACACGATCCTCAGAATATAACTTTTACTATTTCTTTCTTTATAATGCATTTATaagatataaaaaaatatttttgaaacTAATAATGGTGGTATCGTTTTCCAAAGAATTTACAACAAGACTTTTATAACTTGGAGAGAGTACCTAGGCTATTCCCAATAGAAAAATTCGTATCGCGGTTTCCAATACTGACATGTCATTGAAAGAGGTTTGAGTAGATGAATGAAACAAGATCTCACAATGCAGAGTTTCATTTCACGGTTTTATAGGCTGGATATATCATTTAATTTAATTGCAAGGTATATGATTAGACATGATGCGACGAAATGAAATTCTCTAGTCCCCAACCAATACTAGTCTCATCAGGTTTCATAATCTTGGAACCAATGTCTACAGAGTTTCATCCTGATGGAAGTCATTCCCCCTCTCTTTTCATAATtagcatgcatgtcatcaaaaTCAATGATATGTCTCATTATTAAATAAGAATGAAACTCTTATTAAACCTCCACTGGGAATAGCCTTATTAATCAAAGTTATGGAAGTTTGACCTTGACTTGTCCTAGCAAAATTAGCATGCGTGCAGCGAGGGTATGATACCTTGCTCATCTGCGGCCTATGGTCCGGGGAGCTGTGGACGCAGAGCTTGGCCGCCCACGCCATGTTCctgagctgctcgacgtcgtaCCGGCCGCCGAGGGCAGGGTCGGCCATCTTGAGCATCTCGtcttcgtcgccgtcgtcgaggtACTGCTTGGCCTGCACATTAATTGTTTCGCATCAGAAAACGATCTCGTCAGACGGTCAGAGACAGCAGGTAGGTATGGTAGGTCCAAACAAAGACGACGACGTACCCATGAGACGAGGCTGAGCTTGGCGGCGTCgatggcgcggcggccggtgaggAGCTCGAGCAGCACGACGCCGAGCGCGAACACGTCCGTCTTCTCGCTGAACACGCCGTGCGTCGTGTACTCCGGCGGCACGTACCCGAACGTGCCCTCGAACACCGTCACCTGCAGGTGCGTCAGCTTCGCCGGCAGCCACCTCGCCAGCCCGAAGTCGCAGATCTGAAACGAAGCAGGAGAGGTCGATGACAACGACATCAATGGGCAGCCACCATTGCATACTTTTTTCCCCCATGGTACCTACCAGTGGCTCGTAGTTGTCCATGAGGAGGATGTTGGCGGGCTTGATGTCGCGGTGCACGATCCTCCTGGCGCACCTCTCGTGCAGGTACTCGAGCCCGCGCGCCGTGCCCACGGCCACCCTGTACCTCGCCTCCCACGGCATcggctccgcgccgccgccgccgccgccgtggagcatCCCGGAGAGGCACCCGAGCCGGGAGAACGGGAACACGAGGTGCTCCCCGCCGTCGACCCCGACGCCGACGAGCCTGGCGATGTTGGGGTGGCTCACGTTCACCACGTGGCCCAGCTCCGCCAGGAACCCCTCCACCCggtcgccgccctccgccgccggcgtcagCTTCTTCACCGCCACCAGCTCGCCCCCCGGGAGGCTGCCCCGGTAGACCTTGGCGAACCCGCCCCGGCCCACCACGTTCTCCTTGCTGAAGTTGCGGGTCGCCTTCTTGAGCTCCGCGAGGGTGAAGGTGCGGAGGGTGGGCTTGAGGACGCAGAACTCgtgcgcctcgccggcggcggctgcgcggtCGCCGtcggggcggcggaggctgaGGCGCCGGAGCGTCGACGACATCGCGGGGACGAGCGGAGGGATGATGCGGCCGGAGAGCTGGCGCTTGGCGCGGGATCGCcacgcctccgccaccgccttccacgccgccgccggcaccccgTCCTGCCGCGCCGCTGTCGACTGTGCCAGCTTATTCGGCAGCGACGTCGTCGACGGGTCCGTGTACGTCGCCGTGACGGCCGGAGACGCcacgtccgccgccgtcgttgcTCCCGCGCTGCTGGTGCTCGTCGTGTGGCCGTCGTCGAGGACGCACCTCGGGGAGACGGACTCGTCGCTGttccgccgccacgccgcgccgctgccggcgttCTTCTTGCGCGACGGCATCACCCTCCTCGATCGGGGGTTGATCTTTACCTGTGAGGCACATGAACTGTAATCTAGCAAGAACTCTGATGATGTGTTCTCTGTGAATCTTGCAacgactttttttttgtttgttctcTTTTGATTAATGTGTCAGGATTTTGGGGGATCGGAATGGAGGTCTTGCGCATGCATGGAAGAGAAACAGGCTAGCCTAGCCAGCGCCCAGCGAACGGAGCAGAAGGGAGGCGTTTTTGGCGCGGTTTCTGCGGTAGGCCTCATGCATGTTGGACTACTGAACTTGGAAACGCTGCTGGACTCTTTGGTTAGGTCGCCACAAGATTTGCCAAATTTGAGGTTTTTTATTTGACTGTAAATAAAAAGGAACGCAAAACATGTGGCGTTTCAAGTTTAAACACATTTTTTGTCCTTATTCGTGCCGCAGTTTAACTTTAAACACAAGTCTGTTTAACTTGTGGACTCATGGGCCTTATTTGTTGGGCCGAGCCATCTTAAAAATATTCTGGCCCAAACGAGCCTCCAGTTTCTTGCTTGAACAGCCCGTTTAAAGGCTACTTATTTGATTGGATTCCATTACATATTTGATCACTTTTTTGCTCTAGGCATTACATATTTCACTTATTTGATTGGATTTAAATAAGTTAGAGTAGTATCTAACTTACTTATTTTATTGGATTTGCGTTATGTAATGGAAGGACAGCCCTTGCTCTGCAATTTGTCATGCTTTTCATGCTTTCTCGAACACCTCTTGCTCTGCGATTTTTCATGCTTTTCTCCCATATCGCTCACACCAATTCAAAGATTGACTTAATGTGAGCACTGAGGAGAAATGGATGACAAAACCGATTCATAAGGCATGAATCTCTGAACACATATGTATGGATCTGTCTTTGCTAGAGCAGGAATATCATTAGTACAATAGTACCTGCATGAGATAATGCTTTAAAATTTCAAATCCTTGAGCTCCACTATGTGTACACCGTGGTTGGTGAGGTAGTGGGGAAAACCAAATCCAATGCGGAGTATTGTCATTCAGAAATAGTGTAAAAAATGTAGCGAATTGGTGAGATTTGCAAGAATCCCTAAGGAAATTGATTTGGAGGTTAAATATTTTCTTTAGATTCATTTGGGTTAGCTTTTGCTGAGAGACAATATCCATGGGCTAGAAAGTTTTCACCTGCAGATTACCAAGATGCGAGAAGCAGAATATGAAAAGTCACAACTAAAGTTGTGTAAGAGGATTTATTCGAGTTGGAGCAAGGTAGGTTTTGGACGATTTGGCTTGTATCTTTGTAATGTACTGAATTTGTTTGTTCAGGTCAAATACCTTGTATTTTTATGGTGAATGTTTATAAAATATCGAGAGAACTGGATGCCCTTCAAAATCATTGCAATCGACGTCCCTTCTATACCGTTATTTTAATTTTGAATCGCTTTCTTCATGTTTCAGTTCCATTTCTGTAGTTAGCTCATCGattactgttttttttttctttggtaaATGACCAAAATCTATTCCCCAGCTTCTTTGTGTGAGGATATGTGGTTTTGCATTCTTCATGTTGAGTGTCACGAGACTAGGGAATGAAACTCATCATGAGATGAAACTCCTCTTTCCTCATAAATACCTTGCCAAATTAGCAAAATTGGTGACGTGGCATGAAAATTAATACTCATGAAACTCTCCATGAAACTCccattgagactggccttacCTAGTTTCTAGTCTTGGTAACAGtacaatgaaactgtgcattgtGACTGGTAAAGCTATTCCCCGGCTACTTTATTTAACCTTAGTCACAAGTCAACTGAATTTGGCTCCCTATTACGCTTTACTTGTGGGGCCCAGTTCGTCACTTTTTTATCTCATGACTACTCTCGCCAATACAGGACTGAAGTTGGAAACGCTGCTGTGCTCTCTGGTTAGGTTGGCACAAGATTTGACAAATCCAGGAGCGCAAAACATGTGGAGTTTGAAGTTTAAACACACGTCTGGCCTGATGCATGCCTAGAGCTGCTCTGTTTTCCTTAGTGATGCCATATTAAATTCTTTGGTATGGATTTGCatctttattatttttttttaaaaaagaatctCAGCAATGAACCCTTCCACTTCTTGAGCATCTATCGTGGACGAGAATCTCCATGGCTGCTGCAAACTGAGATAACGCCCATTCTAAAATCTAAAAACAGAGATTGTTCTAAGTTCCCAAAACCTAGAAACATTTTAAGAACTGTATAATTTTTCTCATGAAGCCAGAACGTAGCTAAAGACTTAAAATTAGAGACCACATGCATGCCTGTGCATTCAGCAATACCGACCCAGACTCACTTGATCACGAGACGGT
This genomic window from Setaria viridis chromosome 8, Setaria_viridis_v4.0, whole genome shotgun sequence contains:
- the LOC117867011 gene encoding receptor-like cytosolic serine/threonine-protein kinase RBK2; translated protein: MPSRKKNAGSGAAWRRNSDESVSPRCVLDDGHTTSTSSAGATTAADVASPAVTATYTDPSTTSLPNKLAQSTAARQDGVPAAAWKAVAEAWRSRAKRQLSGRIIPPLVPAMSSTLRRLSLRRPDGDRAAAAGEAHEFCVLKPTLRTFTLAELKKATRNFSKENVVGRGGFAKVYRGSLPGGELVAVKKLTPAAEGGDRVEGFLAELGHVVNVSHPNIARLVGVGVDGGEHLVFPFSRLGCLSGMLHGGGGGGAEPMPWEARYRVAVGTARGLEYLHERCARRIVHRDIKPANILLMDNYEPLICDFGLARWLPAKLTHLQVTVFEGTFGYVPPEYTTHGVFSEKTDVFALGVVLLELLTGRRAIDAAKLSLVSWAKQYLDDGDEDEMLKMADPALGGRYDVEQLRNMAWAAKLCVHSSPDHRPQMSKVVRILVGEGTHPCAEGGQHGTHHLGELHEMNGYDAAPGYSDDLSRHKALAFDFDGESTPRTCVGS